In one Drosophila pseudoobscura strain MV-25-SWS-2005 chromosome X, UCI_Dpse_MV25, whole genome shotgun sequence genomic region, the following are encoded:
- the Tat gene encoding tyrosine aminotransferase — MPSSVAKEGYQFQRANSRNQQSSSCPSRSASGSPAAVTPPICDDVVDEALAELQLQSQQQKQKQMIHSVKGRSGWQIKSSKLAFNTHNRIRNIVESLKIKPNPEKPMIPLSIGDPTTFGNLKAADETMKAVLHSLESGKFNGYAHTQGHEASRQAVAQYSAHQRPEGAIETSDVVLCSGCSSALEYCILALADRGQNVLIPRPGFCLYHTLAEGLDIEVRYYDLLPDQQWRADLVQLEGLIDENTAALLINNPSNPCGSVFDEKHLRQLIDICERHYLPIIADEIYEHFVFPGSKHLAVSSLTREVPVLSCGGLTKRFLVPGWRMGWIIVHDRKQRLGNAVIGLKNMCGRILGSNTIIQGALPEILAKTPQSYFDGVIQVLYSNASLAYKMLKQVRGLNPVMPNGAMYMMIGVSIERFPAFKDDTHFVQELVNEQSVFCLPGSCFEYPGYVRIVLTVPLAMIEEACVRIAEFCERHYKKEDSSRSFIEHGLLDEEELGF; from the exons ATGCCCAGCAGTGTTGCCAAGGAGGGCTACCAATTTCAGAGGGCCAATAGCCGCaatcagcagagcagcagctgcccgaGTAGGAGTGCCAGCGGTTCGCCAGCGGCAGTCACGCCCCCCATCTGCGACGATGTCGTGGACGAGGCCCTGGCCGAGCTTCAGCTGCaatcgcagcagcagaagcagaagcagatgATCCATTCAGTCAAGGGCCGCTCCGGCTGGCAGATCAAGTCCTCCAAGCTGGCCTTCAACACACACAATCGCATTCGGAACATTGTGGAGTCGCTGAAGATCAAGCCGAATCCGGAGAAGCCCATGATACCATTGTCCATTG GTGATCCCACAACATTTGGCAACCTAAAGGCCGCCGATGAGACCATGAAAGCGGTGCTGCATTCCCTGGAGAGTGGAAAATTCAATGGATATGCCCACACCCAGGGCCATGAGGCGTCGCGCCAGGCGGTGGCCCAGTACAGTGCCCATCAGCGGCCAGAGGGTGCCATCGAGACGAGCGATGTGGTGCTCTGCAGTGGCTGCTCTTCGGCTTTGGAGTACTGCATCCTGGCGCTGGCCGATCGCGGACAAAATGTGCTGATACCACGGCCGGGCTTCTGTTTGTACCACACTCTGGCCGAGGGCCTGGACATCGAGGTGCGCTATTATGATCTGCTACCCGATCAACAGTGGCGCGCCGATCTCGTCCAGCTGGAGGGCCTGATCGATGAGAACACGGCTGCCCTGCTGATCAATAACCCAAGCAATCCCTGTGGCAGTGTCTTTGATGAGAAGCATTTACGACAGCTGATAGACATCTGTGAGCGCCACTATCTGCCCATTATAGCCGACGAG ATCTACGAGCACTTTGTGTTCCCTGGCTCCAAGCATTTGGCCGTGAGCAGTCTCACCCGAGAGGTGCCTGTCTTGTCGTGCGGCGGCCTCACCAAACGCTTCCTGGTGCCGGGCTGGCGCATGGGCTGGATAATTGTCCACGATCGCAAGCAGCGGCTGGGCAATGCAGTCATCGGCTTGAAGAACATGTGCGGCCGCATCCTCGGCTCGAACACCATCATCCAGGGCGCCCTGCCCGAGATACTGGCCAAGACACCGCAGTCGTACTTCGATGGAGTGATCCAAGTGCTCTAC TCGAATGCCAGTTTGGCCTACAAGATGCTCAAACAAGTGCGCGGCCTCAATCCCGTGATGCCGAATGGGGCTATGTACATGATGATTGGCGTGAGCATCGAGCGCTTTCCGGCCTTCAAGGACGACACACACTTCGTGCAGGAGCTGGTGAACGAGCAGAGCGTGTTCTGTCTGCCTGGCAGCTGTTTCGAGTATCCCGGCTATGTGCGGATTGTGCTCACAGTGCCGCTGGCAATGATCGAGGAGGCCTGTGTCCGCATAGCCGAGTTCTGCGAGCGTCACTACAAGAAGGAGGACTCATCGCGGTCTTTCATCGAGCATGGCCTgctggacgaggaggagctcGGCTTCTGA
- the LOC4814498 gene encoding plasminogen receptor (KT) produces the protein MGATASRKKTPGSGHPEHDDPAYRRCQELKMERWIQMHYQIKQREQALAIAQHRELFYWLGGFYLSAIYGSASYYQRTKRLSVLAPLLPLSFVMGYYTDWAYGSKLHRIQAEANMIMEHEQELLHWPGGLPSVASIDEARMENEMEKKMHPHHM, from the exons ATGGGCGCCACGGCCTCGAGAAAGAAAACCCCCGGCAGTGGCCATCCCGAGCACGACGACCCAGCCTACCGCCGTTGCCAAGAGCTCAAG ATGGAGCGCTGGATACAGATGCACTACCAGATCAAGCAGCGGGAACAGGCCTTGGCCATTGCCCAGCACAGGGAGCTCTTCTACTGGCTGGGCGGCTTCTACTTGAGTGCCATCTATGGCAGTGCCAGCTACTATCAGCGTACGAAACGCCTTTCGGTGCTGGCCCCACTCCTGCCGCTCTCCTTCGTCATGGGCTACTACACGGACTGGGCCTACGGCAGCAAGCTGCATCGCATTCAAG CCGAGGCCAACATGATAATGGAGCAcgagcaggagctgctgcaTTGGCCGGGCGGCCTGCCATCGGTGGCGAGCATCGATGAGGCGCGTATGGAGAacgaaatggaaaagaaaatgCATCCGCATCACATGTAG